A DNA window from Malus domestica chromosome 12, GDT2T_hap1 contains the following coding sequences:
- the LOC139189823 gene encoding extra-large guanine nucleotide-binding protein 1-like gives MGLFVWTSHFPNSESEDTINTSDQHDSLLRYQLIRVNARGLGENCKWLEMFEDVGMVIFCLSLSDYDQFSADGNGYFNNKMLLARTFFESIVNHPTFEQMDFLLILNKFDLFEDKVEWVPLNQCEWFEDFRPVMSRHRSSSNNINSSPSLGHLGAHYIAAKFKRLYSSLTGKKLYVSVVKGLQPDSVAATPAWASYML, from the coding sequence ATGGGCTTGTTTGTGTGGACTTCTCATTTCCCAAACTCAGAATCTGAAGATACCATCAATACTAGTGATCAGCATGACTCTTTGCTTAGGTACCAACTTATTAGAGTAAATGCAAGAGGACTTGGAGAAAACTGTAAATGGTTAGAGATGTTTGAAGACGTTGGAATGGTCATATTCTGCCTGTCCTTGAGCGACTACGATCAGTTCTCTGCTGATGGGAATGGGTATTTCAATAACAAGATGTTGCTGGCCAGGACTTTCTTTGAAAGCATTGTTAATCATCCGACCTTTGAACAGATGGACTTCCTCTTGATTCTAAACAAGTTTGATTTATTTGAGGATAAGGTAGAATGGGTACCGTTAAATCAGTGTGAGTGGTTTGAAGATTTTCGTCCAGTGATGAGTCGTCATCGCTCGAGTAGCAACAACATTAACAGCAGCCCCTCATTGGGTCATTTAGGAGCTCACTACATTGCAGCAAAGTTCAAGAGGCTCTATTCTTCTCTAACCGGGAAGAAATTGTACGTTTCCGTGGTGAAGGGATTGCAGCCGGATAGTGTCGCTGCAACCCCCGCGTGGGCATCTTACATGCTATAA
- the LOC103430193 gene encoding probable protein S-acyltransferase 1, which produces MSRKKSQVWDAPSDDTAAAAPPPPERERQYLVWQGNNKFLCGGRIVFGHDAASLFLTSFLIGCPALTFCIRMLVMMRRQDGHYDYPVLIGGIILTVLDFIFLYLTSGRDPGIIPRNARPPESSEAYDGPTPSMEWVNNKSSSLRIPRIKDVTVNGHTVKVKFCDTCLLYRPPRASHCSICNNCVQKFDHHCPWVGQCIGLRNYPFFICFISSSTLLCIYVFVFSWINLVRQGGNLWRAMARDIVSVILIVYCFVAVWFVGGLTVFHIYLICTNQTTYENFRYRYDKNENPYTKGLPGNLKEVFCSRIPPSMVNFREWVSVKDINDVDIGMASIASESNRGFIASKEKFDIEKGNKFGKDHGGNIIVPSILQKLDYSGIDDGNMKKNRNNNNLSGGGFNDNNLKKGTAAEDGDVGPAAAGFILFPNNNTGQEEKTNLDDHRGMKSSSDRGSVNSSTHGNEKRTIHQ; this is translated from the exons atgaGCAGGAAAAAGAGCCAAGTCTGGGATGCTCCCTCCGACGACACAGCCGCGGCGGCCCCTCCTCCTCCTGAAAGAGAAAGGCAATACCTTGTGTGGCAGGGTAACAAT AAATTTTTGTGCGGTGGAAGAATTGTGTTTGGTCATGACGCCGCATCGCTGTTTCTAACAAGCTTTTTGATTGGATGTCCTGCACTAACATTCTGCATAAGAATGCTTGTAATGATGAGACGACAAGATGGACATTACGACTATCCCGTACTAATTGGGGGAATAATCCTCACTGTTTTG GATTTCATTTTTCTATACTTGACATCCGGTAGAGATCCTGGTATTATTCCGCGGAACGCACGACCACCAGAATCAAGCGAGGCATATGACGGTCCTACCCCTTCAATGGAGTGGGTCAATAACAAATCCTCCAGTTTGAGAATACCCCGAATAAAGGATGTAACTGTCAATGGCCACACAGTGAAGGTCAAATTTTGTGACACTTGTTTGCTGTATCGTCCACCACGTGCCTCTCATTGTTCCATCTGCAATAACTGTGTTCAGAAATTTGATCACCATTGTCCATGGGTGGGCCAGTGTATTGGATTA CGTAACTATCcgtttttcatttgttttatttCGTCCTCAACGTTGCTATGCAtatatgtgtttgtgttttcgTGGATCAACCTTGTTCGACAAGGAGGCAATCTATGGAGGGCCATGGCGCGTGACATCGTATCAGTTATTCTCATAGTGTACTGCTTTGTAGCAGTCTGGTTTGTTGGTGGCCTTACAGTTTTCCATATCTATCTGATTTGCACAAACCAG ACAACATATGAGAATTTCCGATACCGTTACGATAAGAACGAAAACCCCTACACAAAGGGACTACCGGGAAACCTGAAAGAAGTGTTCTGCTCAAGGATTCCTCCCTCGATGGTTAACTTCAGAGAATGGGTTTCGGTTAAGGACATCAACGACGTCGACATAGGAATGGCATCCATCGCTTCAGAGAGCAATAGAGGCTTCATCGCCTCCAAAGAGAAATTTGACATAGAAAAGGGAAATAAGTTTGGAAAGGATCATGGCGGCAATATCATTGTTCCAAGTATTCTGCAGAAATTGGACTACAGTGGCATTGATGATGGTAACATGAAGAAGAACAGGAACAATAATAATTTGAGTGGCGGTGGCTTTAATGATAATAATCTAAAGAAGGGGACGGCAGCAGAAGACGGTGATGTTGGACCTGCTGCTGCTGGATTCATTTTGTTTCCTAATAACAATACTGgtcaagaagaaaaaacaaatttagATGATCATCGGGGGATGAAGAGTAGTTCCGACCGAGGATCAGTTAATTCATCTACTCATGGTAATGAAAAGAGGACTATTCATCAGTAG